The following are from one region of the Pseudazoarcus pumilus genome:
- a CDS encoding serine hydrolase → MKFRIKAMFAGCALVLGAASTPALADGTSPQLRSASFVVVSERTGQVLVEQNATKAAPIASITKLMTAMVVLDARQSLSETLRVTSDDIDRLKNSGSRLRVGTRLTREEMLNLALMSSENRAASALARYYPGGTRAFVNAMNVKARMLGLADTRFADSSGLDPRNVSSPRDLVRLVSVAATYPLVREFSTREERYVKLGGRMERFGNSNPLVRDDTWQVGVSKTGFIREAGRCLVMQAWVRDEPVIMVLLNSQGTWTRTADAKRVKAWLETLDTERVAALAPGSGG, encoded by the coding sequence CACCTCTCCGCAACTGCGCTCGGCTTCCTTCGTGGTGGTCAGCGAGCGTACCGGGCAGGTACTGGTCGAGCAGAACGCCACCAAGGCGGCTCCGATTGCTTCCATCACCAAGCTGATGACGGCCATGGTCGTGCTCGATGCGCGTCAGAGCCTGTCCGAAACCCTGCGCGTCACCTCCGACGACATCGACCGCCTCAAGAATTCCGGCTCGCGCCTGCGTGTGGGCACGCGGCTGACGCGCGAGGAGATGCTCAACCTGGCGCTGATGTCGTCCGAGAACCGCGCCGCCTCCGCGCTGGCGCGTTACTACCCGGGCGGCACGCGTGCCTTCGTCAACGCGATGAACGTCAAGGCGCGCATGCTCGGCCTGGCCGACACGCGCTTTGCCGACAGCAGCGGGCTCGATCCGCGCAACGTCTCCAGCCCGCGTGATCTGGTGCGCCTGGTCTCGGTTGCTGCCACGTATCCGCTGGTGCGCGAGTTCTCGACTCGCGAAGAGCGCTACGTCAAGCTCGGCGGGCGCATGGAGCGCTTCGGCAATTCCAACCCGCTGGTGCGCGACGACACCTGGCAGGTCGGCGTATCCAAGACCGGCTTCATCCGCGAGGCCGGGCGCTGTCTGGTCATGCAGGCCTGGGTGCGCGACGAGCCGGTGATCATGGTGCTGCTCAACTCGCAGGGTACGTGGACGCGCACCGCCGACGCCAAGCGCGTCAAGGCCTGGCTGGAAACCCTCGACACCGAACGGGTGGCCGCACTCGCTCCGGGCAGCGGCGGCTGA
- the dapF gene encoding diaminopimelate epimerase produces the protein MRMRFTKMHGLGNDFVVVDATRAPAELTPERVRAIADRHFGVGCDQLLVVEPPTRADVDFRYRIFNADGGEVEQCGNGARCFVRFVHDKGLTAKRRIRVETCSGVIEPYLEDDGLVTVDMGVPVLEPAEIPFRSDSRELVQALELTDDTRIAITAVSMGNPHAVHVVADIDSAPVATLGPLIESHERFPARVNAGFMQVLDEHAVRLRVFERGAGETLACGTGACAAVVAGVLRGLLASPVRVATRGGELTIAWDGAGTPVHMTGPAVTVFEGEIELA, from the coding sequence ATGCGAATGCGTTTTACCAAGATGCACGGACTGGGCAACGACTTCGTCGTCGTCGACGCCACGCGTGCGCCGGCCGAGCTCACGCCCGAGCGCGTGCGCGCGATCGCCGACCGGCATTTCGGCGTCGGCTGCGATCAGTTGCTGGTGGTCGAGCCGCCCACGCGCGCGGATGTCGACTTCCGCTACCGCATCTTCAATGCCGACGGCGGCGAGGTCGAGCAGTGCGGCAACGGCGCGCGCTGCTTCGTGCGCTTCGTGCACGACAAGGGCCTCACCGCCAAGCGGCGCATCCGCGTGGAGACGTGCTCGGGCGTGATCGAGCCGTATCTCGAGGACGACGGTCTGGTCACGGTGGACATGGGCGTGCCCGTGCTCGAGCCGGCCGAGATTCCGTTTCGGTCTGATTCGCGCGAGTTGGTGCAGGCGCTCGAACTGACCGACGACACGCGCATCGCCATCACCGCCGTGTCCATGGGTAACCCGCACGCCGTGCATGTGGTCGCCGACATCGATTCCGCACCGGTTGCCACCCTGGGTCCGCTGATCGAGTCGCACGAACGCTTTCCGGCGCGCGTCAACGCCGGCTTCATGCAGGTGCTCGACGAACACGCGGTGCGTCTGCGCGTGTTCGAGCGCGGCGCCGGCGAGACGCTGGCCTGCGGCACCGGCGCCTGCGCGGCGGTGGTCGCCGGCGTGCTGCGCGGCCTGCTCGCCTCGCCGGTACGCGTTGCCACGCGCGGTGGCGAACTGACGATCGCCTGGGACGGGGCGGGCACGCCGGTGCACATGACCGGGCCGGCCGTGACGGTGTTCGAAGGCGAAATCGAACTGGCATGA
- a CDS encoding DUF484 family protein — MNPEQVAQYLREHPDFLTEHGDIFVEVTVPHPQGGQAITLAERQLHALRDKIRELEAKLVELIRYGEENDEIGAKLHRLTVGLIVADRFATLEDTLMHSLREDFAVPHVALRVWNTVVMPEGTAFEPVSEELRFQVAEMRHPQCGAPANLEALAWFGDAAAHVRSVALVPLRADGQVIGLLELASEEAERFYAEMGTLYLSRLGELVAAALRRILG, encoded by the coding sequence ATGAATCCAGAACAGGTCGCGCAGTATCTGCGCGAACATCCCGACTTCCTCACCGAGCACGGCGACATCTTCGTCGAGGTCACCGTGCCCCATCCGCAGGGCGGGCAGGCGATCACGCTGGCCGAGCGCCAGTTGCACGCCTTGCGCGACAAGATCCGTGAACTCGAGGCCAAGCTCGTCGAACTCATCCGCTACGGCGAGGAAAACGACGAGATCGGCGCCAAGCTGCACCGGCTCACGGTCGGGCTGATCGTCGCCGACCGTTTCGCCACGCTCGAGGACACGCTGATGCACAGTCTGCGCGAGGATTTCGCCGTGCCCCACGTGGCGTTGCGCGTCTGGAACACGGTGGTCATGCCGGAGGGCACGGCCTTCGAGCCAGTCAGCGAGGAACTGCGTTTCCAGGTCGCGGAGATGCGCCATCCGCAATGCGGCGCGCCGGCCAATCTGGAAGCGCTGGCGTGGTTCGGCGACGCTGCCGCGCATGTGCGCTCGGTCGCGCTGGTGCCGCTGCGCGCAGATGGGCAGGTGATCGGCCTGCTCGAGCTGGCCAGCGAGGAAGCCGAGCGCTTCTACGCCGAGATGGGCACGCTGTACCTGTCCCGCCTGGGCGAGCTGGTCGCCGCCGCGCTGCGCCGCATACTGGGCTGA
- a CDS encoding tyrosine recombinase XerC codes for MTGDTDPDVAAWLEWLASQRRASALTLTAYARELARLSELAAPTPLARLAPHDIRRFAGRLHAAGLGSRSIARALSAWRGFYRWMTHYRDLAANPVEHVRPPRAPTRLPRALSPDQAAALLERQPEDGLQLRDRAMFELFYSSGLRLAELVSLDVGHGIDRLDATVTVLGKRGKTRSVPVGRAALAALDAWLVERPGFARPDESALFVTRTGTRMSSGAVRSRLDLWARRCALGVHVHPHMLRHSFASHVLQSSGDLRAVQELLGHASIRSTQVYTHLDFQHLAKVYDAAHPRARRK; via the coding sequence ATGACGGGCGACACCGATCCGGACGTCGCCGCCTGGCTGGAATGGCTGGCCAGCCAGCGCCGCGCCTCGGCGCTGACGCTCACCGCCTATGCACGCGAACTCGCCCGCCTGAGCGAGCTGGCCGCGCCGACGCCGCTGGCACGACTGGCCCCGCACGACATCCGCCGTTTCGCAGGCCGCTTGCACGCGGCCGGACTGGGCAGCCGCTCGATCGCGCGCGCGCTGTCCGCATGGCGGGGTTTCTATCGCTGGATGACGCATTACCGCGATCTCGCCGCCAATCCGGTCGAGCATGTGCGCCCGCCGCGCGCGCCCACGCGTCTGCCGCGAGCCTTGTCGCCCGACCAGGCGGCGGCGCTGCTCGAGCGCCAGCCCGAGGACGGGTTGCAACTGCGCGACCGCGCAATGTTCGAGCTGTTCTATTCGTCCGGCCTGCGTCTGGCCGAACTCGTCTCGCTCGATGTGGGGCACGGCATCGACCGTCTCGATGCCACGGTCACGGTGTTGGGCAAGCGCGGCAAGACGCGCAGCGTGCCGGTGGGCAGGGCCGCGCTCGCGGCACTCGATGCCTGGCTCGTCGAGCGGCCGGGCTTCGCCCGCCCGGACGAATCCGCGCTGTTCGTCACGCGTACCGGCACGCGCATGAGTTCCGGTGCGGTGCGCAGCCGGCTGGACCTGTGGGCCAGGCGCTGCGCGCTGGGCGTGCACGTGCATCCGCACATGCTGCGCCACAGTTTCGCCAGCCATGTGCTGCAATCCAGCGGCGACCTTCGCGCGGTGCAGGAGCTGCTCGGTCACGCCAGCATCCGCAGCACGCAGGTGTATACCCACCTCGATTTCCAGCATCTGGCGAAGGTCTACGACGCTGCCCATCCGCGCGCACGCCGCAAGTAG